From one Paramormyrops kingsleyae isolate MSU_618 chromosome 1, PKINGS_0.4, whole genome shotgun sequence genomic stretch:
- the urp2 gene encoding urotensin II-related peptide isoform X1, which yields MSCKAMISAAVVLVTMTMVTVTANGAPFSLDIELTRGDGGGIPEPVQPGPDTPAVAREDRREKILKMLASLEDLQRSINKTRRSKITLIPRAGVRGPGKKSKGGISDEAMRTTTTAPPVDNCSTTSQQSDNVNERHSQGGKGHKKATPQAGKKPNKRVCFWKYCSQN from the exons ATGAGCTGCAAAGCCATGATCAGTGCTGCAGTGGTGTTGGTGACGATGACAATGGTGACAGTGACTGCAAACGGTGCTCCTTTCAGTCTCGACATAGAGCTCACGAGAGGCG ATGGAGGGGGGATCCCAGAGCCAGTGCAGCCTGGTCCAGACACGCCAGCGGTGGCCAGAGAAGACAGAAGGGAGAAGATCTTAAAAATGCTGGCTTCCCTGGAAGATCTGCAGAGGTCCATCAACAAGACCCGGAGAAGCAAGATAACCCTGATACCACGTG CAGGTGTGCGAGGACCAGGCAAGAAGAGCAAAGGC GGAATTTCAGACGAGGCTATGAGAACTACCACCACAGCACCCCCTGTGGATAACTGCAGTACAACTTCGCAACAAAGTGACAATGTAAACGAGCGTCACTCGCAAGGTGGAAAGGGTCACAAAAAGGCAACCCCCCAGGCAGGAAAGAAACCCAATAAGCGAG
- the urp2 gene encoding urotensin II-related peptide isoform X2, whose protein sequence is MSCKAMISAAVVLVTMTMVTVTANGAPFSLDIELTRGDGGGIPEPVQPGPDTPAVAREDRREKILKMLASLEDLQRSINKTRRSKITLIPRGVRGPGKKSKGGISDEAMRTTTTAPPVDNCSTTSQQSDNVNERHSQGGKGHKKATPQAGKKPNKRVCFWKYCSQN, encoded by the exons ATGAGCTGCAAAGCCATGATCAGTGCTGCAGTGGTGTTGGTGACGATGACAATGGTGACAGTGACTGCAAACGGTGCTCCTTTCAGTCTCGACATAGAGCTCACGAGAGGCG ATGGAGGGGGGATCCCAGAGCCAGTGCAGCCTGGTCCAGACACGCCAGCGGTGGCCAGAGAAGACAGAAGGGAGAAGATCTTAAAAATGCTGGCTTCCCTGGAAGATCTGCAGAGGTCCATCAACAAGACCCGGAGAAGCAAGATAACCCTGATACCACGTG GTGTGCGAGGACCAGGCAAGAAGAGCAAAGGC GGAATTTCAGACGAGGCTATGAGAACTACCACCACAGCACCCCCTGTGGATAACTGCAGTACAACTTCGCAACAAAGTGACAATGTAAACGAGCGTCACTCGCAAGGTGGAAAGGGTCACAAAAAGGCAACCCCCCAGGCAGGAAAGAAACCCAATAAGCGAG